In the genome of Afipia felis ATCC 53690, the window TGCTGCGCGAATGACGCGGAGCCGAATATCACTTCGGCACCGTGTTCTTGTAGATTTTGCCGTCCTTCATGATGATCAGGAAATCCTTGTCCGGATTGGCGATGAGATTGATGTTCTCCAGCGGGTTTCCGTCGACGAGCAACAGATCGGCGAGTGCGCCTTGCTCGACCACTCCGAGCTTGCCGGGGTAAGGGTTGCGCCTGCCGGACATGGAGAGCAGTTCGGCATTGGTCCCGGTCGCCATCGCCAATGTTTCGGCAGGCGTGTACCAGCGGACAAGCGAAGCGAGTATCGCTCCCTGGCGTTGGGCCAGTTCGCGCGAGAAAAGCACATCGGTGCCCCACGCTGTCTTGAGCTTGTATTTTTTTGCCAACTGGTAGGTTTCATCAATTCCGGGCCAGACCTCGTCTGCCTTTTCCCGCTGCACTGATCCTTCCGGAAAGCCTTCCCGCATTTCTTCCGGCAACGGTTGCAGGCTGAGCCAGATTCCTTTCTCCGCCAGCAGGCGTGCTGTCGCATCGTCCATCAGGAAGCCGTGCTCGATGCATTTTGCGCCAGCGGCGACGGCAATCTGGATAGCTCTGGGTGTGAAGGCGTGGACGGTGACATAGGTACCCCAATTCTCCGCGGCTTCGACAGCGGCGCGAAGTTCCGGCTCCGTAAAAGTTACCACGTCGATCGGGCTGAAAGGCGACGACACGCCGCCGCCACCTGTCAGCTTGATCTGCGAAGCACCTTGCATCAGCTGTTCGCGGACACGAAGGCGCACTTCATCGGGGCTGTCGGCAACCATGGCGCCGCCGATCAGTTCCATGCGCGTCAGCGTGCCCA includes:
- a CDS encoding metal-dependent hydrolase family protein, with the protein product MAFKFGSIAAAVFLGSATILSPDAYSQTASQPSTTLFQNVRIFDGKGSSLSPPSNVLVKGNIIERISTAPIDAEPGTTVIAGGGRTLMPGLIDAHWHAMLIRLTPAQSIGGDVGYNNIIAADEATDTLMRGFTTVRDVGGPSFGLKRAIDEGVVRGPRIYPSGAMITVTSGHGDFRQQSDLPRSMGTLTRMELIGGAMVADSPDEVRLRVREQLMQGASQIKLTGGGGVSSPFSPIDVVTFTEPELRAAVEAAENWGTYVTVHAFTPRAIQIAVAAGAKCIEHGFLMDDATARLLAEKGIWLSLQPLPEEMREGFPEGSVQREKADEVWPGIDETYQLAKKYKLKTAWGTDVLFSRELAQRQGAILASLVRWYTPAETLAMATGTNAELLSMSGRRNPYPGKLGVVEQGALADLLLVDGNPLENINLIANPDKDFLIIMKDGKIYKNTVPK